A stretch of DNA from Tateyamaria omphalii:
GCAGTAGGGGTTGTCGTCATCATAGTCGAAAGCGACCAAGAGTGCACTAACGGCCATGGTTTCGATATTCTGCTCCAACCAAGGGTACTGATCCCGTGAGATCGTTGCAGGGCGGTATGGCGAATTCGGAATGTCGTAAAGTTCAGGCACCTGGATCGGCACAAGCGTAATGTCTTGCTCCGCCGCGATGGAACGCCCCAGTTTACTGGTGCGCCCGCCACATAAAACAGCACGTCGTAGATGCCGTTTTCAAGGTCAGGTAACCCCTCTCCATCGCTGGCGTTGACAAGGTCGAGGGTCTTGCTTCCATTTCCGGATTGCTCATACAGCCAACGCGTCGTCAGGTTTGTTCCGCTTTTTTCGCCCCCTGCGTTGACAACATAATCGCCGTTAACCAGATCACCCAGCCCGCTGATACCGCGGTCCTGTTTGGCGAAGGCGTGAATTTCCTCCGTATAAAGCGGCATCACCACTTTGATGCGATCCACGATGCTTTCCAAAACATCGTCGCCGCGTGCACGTGACTTAAGCTGCTCTAGCACGTCGGCTTGGACGAGGGCCAGCTGGTAGTACTTTTGCTCGCTCTGGCCCTCGTAACCGATCAGACGCCTGAGGTTCTGCACCGATCCATCGCTTGGCACAATCTCAAGGGTTACATCACTTGGAAGCGTCTTGGCGATGTCCTCGGCGAAGCGGAAATACGTGCCCGAAGCACCGCCGGTTGTGATGGTCAGCACCGGGCCGTCTTGGGCTGGACTGTGCGTCGCGGTGGACAATACCGTCGCAAAGGCGACAACAGCGCCGGCGGCAAAGTGACAGATGGAATGCTTCAGGTTTTGCATGTGCGGTGATTCCTATTCTGCGTCCAGATCGCTTTGCGAGGTGTAACCAAGGCCCAAGACCGGGTGAACGATGATAACGTTGCGCGGCGCAAGGCCAGCGGTTTCGATTTTAATGACAGTTTGCCCAGCGGTGCCGGCAGTTCCCAGCGCAACCGATCCTGCATGTTGGGATACGTAAAGCGCCAGATCCGACGAAACCTGCGCAAATGAAAGCTTTTCTATCGGTGGAAGATCCGGTTTTGCAGCCAGTGCATCGGTCAACTGCTCAATCAAGCCAACCCGCACCAACGTTTGGTCCAGCGCTTGCAAGGTCTCCGTTAGCACCTGAATTTCCCGTGCATTCACACCGGATGGCGTCGGACCGCGCTCTGCCACCAGTTGATCATACTTTACGCGCAGCTGGTTGATCCGCTCAGCCATCATGTTGCGGTCCGCCTTCAGGCTTTCCAGCCGGGCCTGCAACGAACCAACCAGATCGACACTTATATCCGGCGGGTCGCAGTGAAAAAAGAACTTTGGCCTTTCTTGAGACGGGACATTTTCACAATTGGGCTTTGGCAGCAGTTCCAGCCAATCCCAAACGCGGTCTCTCTCGGCTTGAAGGCGCGCTTGGCGTGCCGTGACCAGTTCTTCTAGGTAAGCGGGTAAATCGGTCTGAAAATAGGGAATGATGCAATCATCATATTTAAGCCGCTCCAGCACGGGAACTTCGGCGCATACAACCGTGGGTACGACACGCAGGTCATCAATAAATGAATTTTGTGCGAACACGCTTGATCCAATCAAAAACCAGACCAATGTCGCGCAAGACATCCAAATTGACTTGCTTGGAAAAACCAATGGCCCAGTAACCTATTGCTTAAAAACCCCTTAGAAGTATTCTTTAAGAAGTATCGAATTTCAAATGATTCTTTTGCGTGACGACGTGTGGGGGCAACGGTTTGGCGGGAGTTGGATGGCATAGATTTGCGGTCATTCTTTTGCTTGTCGCGCACAGTACTGCGGCCCAGCCTGTGACAGAAGACGATATGCAGCGTCTGGACCTTGGCGACATTGATGCGATGATAAAAAGCATCGAACGCCAGGTCGAACTGGTGCGGCTCGGCTCCGCCGAACGATCAGATGAGCCGAACGATGCTGCCTCCGATGTCACTGCCGCTGTGACGGTTGTGGCTCTGAACCGCGAACGCACCAGTCCCTTGTGCTTTCGCGAAAACGAATACCGGCAGAAGACTCCAACTCAGTTGCAGGCATATTTTGAAACGGTGGAGCAGTCCATTTCGCGCGTGAACAGTACGCTTAAGTCTTTCAACGATTTGAGTGCTGATTATGCGGAAGGGCAATGCCCAGGTTTCATGGTGCAGATGCTGGCTGCCGCCGAAAACAGTTTGTCATCCGTGTCGCGGCCGGAGTTGAGTGACCTGAGTTATCATCTTGAAACGTGTTGGCCGGACGACGACTTGACTGAAGCGAATGGTGCGCCGCTCGATATGGATCAGCGCTATGCGCGCGCGCGACAGGGGTTGGATCAGTATCGTCGCGCGGCGCGCAGTTATAGTCAGGCAGAAGCGTGGTGCAACGGATGATGCGCTTGTGTTTGAACGTGATCGCCGTCGTATCCTGGTGCTTTGCTACGACGTCCTTGCACGCACAGCAAACTGACGCGACCGCGGAGATCAACGCTTTGGTGAACAAGGCTTTTGGCGAACTCACAGACCTGCAAGAGGCCTACTTTGACATCCGTGGAAAGCTGGTTGATTGGGAAAATAGTAACCTGCGTTCAAACCGTACAGCTTTGACTGGCGTATCGACCGACGATGCGGCTTACCGGGACGTCGCGTCGGCTATTGTGTCCCATCCACTTGTACCGCGTGCCGACATTCAGTGCCGTGAACATCTTGGTGCCCTGCTGACGCCAGGAAACGTGGTGGATGAAAGCGCATTGCTTGCCTGTGGCCGATCAATTGATCCTCGCGTGCGGCACTCCGAGGCATATGAGTGCTCTAGTCTGTTTTGGGCTGTTGATCCAGCGGGTACGCTTCGCCTAAACGGTCATGTCCAAGGATCCGGCGACCTTGCGGCTCTGCGCAGTAAGTACGGAGAGCAAACGGTTGCGACTGTTGTGGAGCGGCCCTTCCCGACATGCGCGGCGATTGAGGCGTTGGAACTGCCGATGTCGTCGCAAGACCGACCATATGTTCGAATGTTGTCACAGCGGGACCGCATTGCCTTTGGAGAAAGCCTGGCATTCGAACTCACGACACCGGACTTCTATGCGTTCCTGTACGTTGTGTATCTACAAGCTGATGGCTCAATATTTAACTTGATGCCGCGCCGATCTCTTTTGCGCCAGCAGCAAGATCCGCAGTCGACCCTGCGATTTGGCGACGGCCTGGATGGTCGACAAAGGTTTACAGCCTCTGCTCCAGCTGGGACGGAGGCCATTATTGCAGTTGCTGCACGTAGCCCAATTGACGGTCTTGACGCGTTGGAAGTTCCCGGTAGCAACCAATACGCGAAAAAGAATGGGCAACCTGTAGACCAAGCCGTTTTTCTTGAAATTCTGAAGGACAGCCTTCAAGATGAATTTGACGCGACGCGGGGGCGTCGTGAAATATCTGCGGACGTGTTGCATTTGACTGTGGTCCCATAGAATTATTGGGTTTTTCCTGGGGTTTAATATGTATCGAAGAATTTTTGCAGTTCTTTCAATCCTATTTTTGGGAATCAGCGGAGCAGCTTTTGCACAGTCTTTTCAGAACAGTGCATCAATAATTCAGCAATTGTCCCCGCAGAACACGGGCCCGACAGTGCGGTCGATGAACAGCAACGCGAAACGCGGGATCAACATTCAGGGGCAGTTGCCGCCAGCTGTGGACCTGCCCCGGGTTAATCTGACGGTAAACTTCGAACTGGGCTCGTCGCAACTCACCACTGATGGGATGATTGCACTCCGGTCGCTGGCCAAGGCATTGCTGGACCCCAAGCTGTCTAAAATGACCTTTCAAGTCGGAGGGCATACGGATGGGCGGGGCGACGCTGCCTTCAACCAAGGTTTGTCGGAACAGCGTGCACGCGCGGTCGTCGAACATCTGACGACGTTTTACGAGGTGCCCGTCGGGCAGCTCATCCCCATCGGGTACGGCTTTAACCAGCCGATGGACCCCGGTAACTTGATGAACCCATTGAACCGTCGGGTTGAGATCATCAATCTCGATCCCCTTTCCTAATTCTAACGTATGGTGACATTCATGACCGCTATTGGAAGACTTCTGACTGCATTTGGCTTCTTGTTTGCCACCTTTGCCGCAACATCCGCATGGGCCGAACGGAAGTTGGCGCTGGTTGTCGGCAATGGTGCTTACGTGCATGCAACACCACTTGCGAACCCGGTGAACGATGCGCAAGCGATGGCGACCAAACTGGAAACACTGGGGTTTGAGACATATACCGGCCTGGATCTGGACAAGATCGGAATGGAGCGGTTGCTGCGAGATTTTACCCGCGCAGCCAAGGACAGCGACGTAAACATCTTCTTCTATGCCGGTCATGGGATGTCGGTGGACGGCACCAATTATCTGGTGCCTATCGACGCTGTTTTCGAAGATGAAACAGCGCTTGATTTTGAGGCAGTGTCGGTCGATTTCGTGACGCGTCAGATGTCGTTTTCCAATGCCGTCAATCTGGTGTTCCTTGATGCCTGCCGCGACAATCCGCTGTCCGATAAGCTGTCGCGTTCCATGGGCGCCACTCGGTCAACTGCCGTTCAAAACGGGTTGGCCGAAATGAAGATTAACAATGCGGGCAAGGGCATGGCAATCGCGTTTGCAACCAGCCCAGGCGACGTTGCCCTGGACGGGGATGGCCTGAACTCGCCGTTTACAACCGCTCTGCTCAAGCACATTGATGCCGAAAATACGGATATTGCGGAAGTATTTAGCCGCGTGACTGGTGATGTATACAACAATACGGACCAGTCCCAGAGACCATGGCTGAATGTCTCGTTGACAGGACCAGTCATGTTGAATCCAGTAACCGAGCTCAAGGCCGTGGCGCGCGCACCTCAAACGTCCTCTAACGTGGGCGGAGGCGCCGCTGCGCCCGGCGGCAACATGCTGGAAGAACAGAAGATGCTGTTTGATCTGGCGCGAGAAACCGACAGCGTAGATGACTATCAGGCCTATCTCGACAGTTTTCCAAATGGGCTTTACGCCAACAACGCCCGGCGCTCCATCCGTCGTTTGGCACCGAAAACGGTCAGACGACAGCGGCTTTGTCCACACGCGCATCAGCGTCGAGTGCGGTGACATCGTCCCGGGCGGATGCGATCCAGGAAAACGGCCCACTTATTTTGCCGGTTACGGTCTCACTGCGGAACATGCCAGCCAACGAGGCGACAGAGCTGCAATTGAACCTGGACCGAACCCTTCGCGGAAACATCCAGGCCCGCTTGAATGCGGCAGGGACCAATGTGGGGGTGTTGACGGCCAATGGGGACGTAAGACCCGTGCGGGCATCACGCAGTGGCAATCCAACAATGGCCTTGTGCCCTCGGGTTTCCTGAACCCGGCGCAGTACGACCTTTTGGTGTCACAGACCGAAGGGAGGTATACGCCCTACGTGGCTCCCAAAGCGGTTGCACGTAAATCGACCAGCGGCGGCAAAAGGAAAGCGACTACGAAGCGCCGTAACAACAATGACGCATTGGGCGCGGCGATACTGGGCGTCGCGATTGGAACGATCCTTTCGAAGTAAGCCGTTTACTGCGGTCCCGAGGCGCATGGGGCGGGGGCCGCATATTCACAAGGTTCCGTTGGGCGCCCGATGGTGTCGCGTCTATTCTGCAGGCCACAAACACCGTGGCGCGTCAGAGACCGCCAGGTATCAGAAAGGCTACTGGCCCCAAATGCGTGTCTGATCTCCGCCCAATTTTGAATAGCGCAAGGGGCGGCGGCCTGCCACGATCGCCTCGAGTTCCGGATTGGCTCGCAACGCGAGCCAAGCTTCAGCCCATGACAGTTGGAAGTCTTCCAGAGCGCTTATTCCGCTACCCAAAGTTTGCTGGGCACCGGCGATAGCCGCACTGGAAGTCCCGCCATTGGCCAGATCGGTAAGCGTGAAGTCTACGATGCGGTCGAGTGCACGTGTGCACCGGCTCATGACGGACATCCCTTGCCGTTCAAGCAATGCGGCGGTGACAACCATGGGAGTGATCGCATGGACTTGATAACGCAACGCAAGATGTTTGCGACGCATCTCTTGCGGCAGACTGCCATCAGGCGCGGCTGTGCATGCGACGTAATTCAATGACCAGGCAGCCCATCCGCGTGTGATCTGGTCTTGCGTTAAAAGAGATGTGGCAGCGGCGGCCAACGCCGCCCAAGCGCGCAGGTTGCCTGACGCCGCACCGTTTGGCGCTGTTTCCCAAAACACCATCTGCTCATCCATGCGGCGGGCCAACCACGCTTGAACCGCAGCAAGATCCGCTGCATTCGACGCAGGTGCAACTTGTGCTGCGACCAGAGCCAATGCAGCGAGCCTTGAACCCACGGTCAGTTCAACCGTTTCTGTCCCAAGTTGCGAAAGCGCATTGGCCTGCGCCCACTCTGCCAAAGCGGACATGATACAAGCCGCCTGTGCCGTGTCCCCTGCCCCCATGGCGCTGTCGGTTCTGGTGGTCATCAGTGACACAAAATCATCGAGCGCCTTTAGCGCTTGTTTTGCTTCTTCTTCCGCCTCGATATCGATCTGACTGCGGCTGACGTCATCTTCCGCATAGCGACTGTCAAAGCTCAGACTGACCACCGGCTCAGGCACAGTGCCACATTCTGCAAAGGCTTTGAGCGGCATGCAAAGACAAATGGCTGCGAACAACGTGCGTATCATTCATCCCTCGTCCTTGATGCGCAGCGATCGGCCAAAGCGGATGCTTCGGGATGACCGATCGCGTCAGCCTGATCCAACCATGCGGTAGCCCCGTCAGTGTCGCTCGCACGCCCGAGGCCCATGCCAAGGGCGAATCCCGCTTCGAACATGGCGTCACGATGGCCCTGACCCGCAGACTGTTCCAGCCATTTGAGTGACGTCGCCAAATCACTTTGTGTTGTCGCCGAACCGCGCAAGATCATACCCAGCTCATAGGCTGCATCAGGATCGCCAGCGGCTGCCGCACGTTCGAGCATGACAGTGATGTCCACCCGTTCCAGAACACGGTCGCGCACATCTTGCGGCGCAAGCCGGAACTGTTCGGCGATCAAGGCCGTTTGCGCATCGTCGGGGCTGGTGATGGCAATCAACAAGTGCTCAACCGCTGCGTCTGGATCATATGTCGTCAGGTCCGGGTTTGCGGTCAGTTGGATCAAACGATAGCGTGCACCGGGATCGTTGCTGGCCAACTGGCGCTCGGCGCGGTCGACCGCGTTCGGGGCGCCACCGTCGTCAAACAGTTTCATTTGCCGATTTGACAAGCGAAGTTTTGACAGAACGTGACCCCCTTCGAAATGCAGACCGATGGTGCGCCAATGGTAACTCAGGTCGCCGTCTCCACGAATGGCGTAGGCGTCGCCCAGTTCGTCAGCGTCCTTGGTGCCGCAAGTCATCAGTGAAACTGCACGGTCAATGTAATCATCGACCTTGCGATCACTAATGTGTGGAATGGCGAACATCAGGGCAAGAAAATCACCGCGTGTGTCGATTTTTTCGGCAAACTCCGCGTACACGTCGGCTTCCGTCCGAGTTGCCCGTTGCAAGCGGGATAGTAAACGAATGGCAGCCCCCTCGCCCCGGTTGCCGGCCATGGTCAGCAATTGAACGATCTCGTCCGCAATCTCCGAATCGCGGCCGTTGTATTCGACAAGCGCAATCGCAAGGTCGAGGGCACTTGTGACCCCGTTGTTCAGGTACACGCGGCGAAAAAACTCGATGGCAAGGTCGCGCTGTGCCGGTGTTGTCGCCAGTTCGAATTCCAACTCTGCAAAGGCTTCGAGCGCTTGGTCGGACCGGTTCAATTCACTGGCCCAAAAGCGCAAGGCCGCGGACGATGTCAACGGGTTCGCCTGAACCCGCTGGGCATGCGAGGCGACCATCTGGATACGCCGATCAAGCGCTAAGGACTGTATCTTGCCAATGGCTTCTGGTGATCGGTCAAGCGATAGGGCCAGCAGATCTGTGGCGGACACGGTGACATTGGCATGGCCCGACGCGCGGTATGCCGCAGCCCAGGGATCGGCCAACGCAAGGCGCGGTGCGTCGTTAACCTGACACCGATATAGACTGTCCAGATCGCGCATCGCTTGGGACACTCCATGGCGCGCGACGGCTTCGGTCAACAGGTTCTCGGCCCGGACAACGGCGGCTGGATCATCGCGGTAACGCACAAGCATGCGTGCCAATCGCCGCTGGCCCGGGCCATCCCCACGCCGCACGGCCTCTTCCAGCAGTGCAATGGCTTCAGCTTCACCTGCCCAGCGGCCCTTACGCACCAACACCTCGCCCGCAAGTCGGTCAAACACGCGGCCCGGTGCCTCGGGCATTTCTGCAATCTCGCGCAAGTATTGCAGGAAAGGGCCATCATCATCCGCTTCCATCCCGTCAATGTTCACAACCAGCTGCAGGAGTGGTGTGATTGATGCGCGTGTGCGCCTGTCGTCCTGGCTGTGATTGAACCCCAGGATTTGGGACAACTCGGCCTCGCTCAAAGCTCCGGATGAAACCAAGGCCGCGCCCGCCGTGTCATCGACGGCGACCCCAAGCCGGACTGCGCGCTCAAGATAGGTGCGCAATTCGATGTTGTCCTTTTGAGCCGCATCGGCATTCAGGTGGAACTCAACCACACGCCAGGCGGCGTCTGCTCCGCCCAGATCGGCGGCAAACCGGAACCAAGCGAGTGCATTCGCAGGGTTTGCAGCAACCAGATCGCCGCGGATGTACTCCTGCGCAATGCGGGCGGCCCGCCGACACACACCGCGATCAAGGCCGCCAAGGATACCGCCAAAGGCCATGTTCACGGTCAGATCAAGCGGAGCGTCCCAGCCTTCGACCAGCCTGCCCTCTTGCTCAAGCCGCGCGATTTCCAAAAGGGCGTCCGCGTTTCCACCAAACGCCGCTTCCCGCAAAAGTGCCTGCGCGTAGGCCGGATCGGGGTCAACGCCAATACCGTCCTGATAGTACCGCGACAGAACGAGGCGTTGCGTGTTGGTCATGTCGCCAACACGTTCCCGCAGTTGAACGACGATGCCATCATCGGACATGGCTTGCATACGACCGGCGCGCAGCATCAGTTCGATACGGGCAAATGCCGCGTCAAGTTCAGTGAAGGTTTCGTCTATGTCAGATCTGCGCTCGATCAGGGCGCTGATGAAGTCGAAAAAACGGTTCGCATCCTCAGTGGTATAGTTGCGAATGTCGCGACGCAGATAACGGATGCGTTCGCGGTCCGTTAGCTCGTCTTCTGTGCCTTCAACGGTCAGGTCATTCTGTTGAGGATTCGCAGGCGCAGGCACGCATACATCGCGCGGCGCAATCTGAGGCGGCAAGAAATCCAGTTCCAGCGGGACTGTCTGCGCGTGTGCGGCAACCGGGGTCAACGCGAGGATCAGTGTCAAAGCACGAAACATATCTACTGCCCTCCTCTTCAGAAACAAACGTTCAGTTGCGGCGTCGCGCCAAATTCTGAACTGCCGGAGATGCGCAAAGACTTAGGGCCGTGCTCTGCCAAGCCGCCGACCGGGATATAGAATTGCCCGGTGAGTACTTGTCCGTCATGCCGATAGATGCTGCGACTGCGCGCAAGACCATCTTTGCCGACAAAGTCAAACCGAACCGCCGCCACCGCTGTGCCGCCGGTATTGAAGGACAGTGTGCTGCGGTCTGTGAGTTGGGCGGACGACAGATCTGCCGTCAACACTCCAGTTGCTTTGTCAGCGCGGACAGTCAGTGCTGCGGCGCAGTTGGCTCCTGCTGCTGCAATCAACTCCTTGATCGGCTGATCTCCATATTGGCCGAGCGATGCGGTCACGGGCACTTCCCAGACCAAGACTCGGGGCGGCGCGGTTTGGAAATCTTGCGACGTGAGGTATGTGGACATCGCCGCGAATGCGCCACCCATGGGAACGCCGTAGCTCAGGGTGCGCAGGCCCGTTGCTTCGCTCAGAAACCCCGGCAGGTTGAGCTCGGCGGTATCGGTCACTTCGGTCCCAACCACGACTTGCATGTCTGCAGGCGCCCCGAGCTGATCTGCGGTGGTCGCAAAGGCCTGGGTCGCAACGGCTGGCAATTCAGTCAGGCACGCTGTTTGCAGGCTTGCACGCATGGCTGAAGGGACCGTTTGTTTATCACCCGGGACTGACGTGAACTCAGTCGTTTGCGCGCCACTCAGAGCCGCGTGTTTGTTTAGCGCTGCCGCAACCGACTGCGCCAAAATGCGTGCGCCATTGGCTGTTGGTCTGTGGTCCGCCTCGAAAAACGGGCGCTCACCTGCCAATTCTGCTGCGCGAAGGTCAACAAGCGCGTCGGCGACGACCACCCCTGCCTTTCGAGCCGCGCAATCATATCGACATGAACTGCTGTCGCGACTGCGGCATCATATCCAAGATCAGCTGCCAAGGGCGGCAAAAGATGTGGCATCACTGCGACCGTGTTGGAACGGGAAGATAAACCAGCGTTGTTCCACGGTTCGCCAATGCCGTGCTTAATTCAGCAACAAGTGCAATCGTTTCTTCGGCCAAACCGTGATGCGACTGAAGCTCGGGCCGGACAGTGAAAAACACGCCATCTCGCCCTCAACCGCAGGAAGCGCCGGGTTCGTTTCAAGTGCGCGGCATCCAAATGGGGACAGCGCGTACGCGGGCCCTGTGATGAACGCCAGAAAAAATGTCAAAGTGGCTGCACATATGGTGCGCATTCTACCTGTTCGAGTACCCGGTTTCATTGCAAGCCCCCGCTGCTGTCCGGCTGTTTCTTTCACCGCTGTATTTTGTTACCTACTCATGTGCCCCATCTGCCGGAGCCGTCTGCTGCAGCAGGTTCGCTGCTGTTGTTGAAACGCCTAAATGTTTGGATTGCACAGCCACCTGCAAAAGCGCGCGCGCATCGGTCAGGTCACTGCCCGATGCGCGGTCCTTATCTGTTGCACGTTCAAGCAGGCCCATGGCCATGCCCAGTTCGATGCGGCCATCGCCTTGCTTTTGAGCCTCTTCCAGGATGCGAGCGCGTGTCCGTTCCGACAGCGGACCGAATAGCCGGGCCGCGCCGTTGAAATCCACGACCGCTTCAAAGGCCAAACGATTTCCGGCCCAGGCGTGAGGATAGAGAACCTGAATGTACTTTCTGACGCGCGCCTTGGGCTCGGTCTCTGGATTCAGGGTGTGCATGGCGTCAATCATTGCGCCCAGCGTCCAAATCCTGCCTGTGCCGACAGCAATGGCAGAAAAATAGGCGATGTCAGAGGGCGTGCCTTGCGCTTTTTTTGCCTGAAGCAGGCGTACATACCGTTGCGCGGCCAGACCATCGCCAGCTTCGGCCAAGGACCGTAACTGGTCAGCCGCGACGGGTTCGCCAGCATGAAGTGCGTCGCGCGCGACGCGCAGGGCGCGGCTGCGCAGTCCTTTATTGCTGGTCAGTCCGCGGTCAACCACGACAGAAACACGTTCCGCTTCCAGCCCTGCTGGCGCGATCACGTTTGGGATGTTGGAACGCGGCAAGTCCTGCGCTGCCGCAGTTGATAACGGAAGTGACAGCACAAACACAAAAGCAGCCAACGCCCGCATCATGACCCGCTTCCGCACAAGGCGGTCATCTGGTTCAACGTCTCGGCTTGACCCTGTTTAAGGCGAACCATGGTCTCGCCCTTGAGATCCCTCGCCACCGCGCCGGTCAGCCGGGCGATGTCACCATCTAACAAGCGGGGCAGTTGCTTGCCAAAACTGTTATTGGCGATCTGGATTTCGGCGCCTGTCGCGGCCGCGAGGCCCGCCCCATTGGCGCTAAACACATTGCCGGTGACTGATGTCCGCGCATCGTGCTGCTGGGCCGAAACCCAAACACCTGCGCTGCCGTTGCCCACAATCAGGTTGTCACGCACGACCGTTCCGTCGCTTTTGCGCACCTCTATGCCCTTTTGATCGTTGTCAACGATCAGGTTGCCTTCGGCGAGACCGCATCTGTTGCTCAGGAATTTCACGCCCGCGCCTGCACGCTGCCACACAAGATTGTGCTGTACGTCTACGTGGTCAGACCCTCGGTCCACCAAAACCGCCACGCGTTCCCCGTTCAGAAAAATGTTCTTGGATATCTGCGAGTGGCTTGATCCTTGATCGACCCGAATTGCGTTGGTTGGAGATTGGCCGGCAAACAGGTTGCCGTCCACCTGCGTACGCGGCGCGTTGACAAGGTTCAGCGTGTTGTTACGTGAATCAAAGAATGTATTCCCGCTTAGCTCTGCGCCTTCGACATTGACAAGGCTGACCACCTTGAGCGCTTCAAGCCTGCTGTCCTTGATCACGACCCTGCCCTTGCCTTGGTTGAGCAAATCACCAGCGACGGATAGCCCGCTGAACTTCGCCGTATTGCCGAACCCAAGGCCGCGGAAGGTCGCGTTCTGTGCAGTCAGAGATCCACCTCCCGTCACGGTCACGAACGGTACGAAACTGGGGGTAAAGCTGTTCTCTTGGCCCGCCACCTCGATCGTTGCACCACTTATGTTGAGCGTGCCCATCGACAGAACAAACGCGCCCGTATCGCGAGCCAGCGCAAGCCTGTCACCCGGGTTCAGTCGTAGCTGTGCGTCGGGCCAAATCACCACCGGCATGGTCAAAGTGCCGTCGATGCGCGGCGGACGCCCATGTAGGGCCGAGAAGGACTGTAGATCTTGCAGCGTCACGATGCCCGACCTCACGGACAACGCGACCGGACCTGCGGGTCCCTGGGCGTTTACGACCGCTTGGTTGTTTTCACCCGTGTAGACCTGTGCGAGCGATGCGAGAAAAATCCGGAAGTTAACGGTTCCCACGTCAACCGCAACAGTTTGTGGGTCGGGCTCAGCGCCAATCTGACCAAAAAGCGGTGCGATAACCGCGGGCGCAGGCGCGGTTGGGGGTAAGCCGAAAAGCGCGCCTGCCGGATTAGGCGCCGCAGATGAGCCTGCGTGTTTTGGTGCGTCCCCGAACAGAAAGGATGTGGCAGGCTTGGGCGCTGCCGATGGCACCGTTGGCAGCGCGGGAAACTGGACCGGAGCGGAGACAGACAGCCGCGACCAGATTGCGTCCACATCAACGAGACCATTCAGGTCTTGCGTCAGTTCGGCATCCACCTGCGCAAGTTTGTTCCGCAACTCAGACAGGTTGACCGCGCTAAGATCCCCAAGCGCGGTCTGCGGTGCAAGTATCACCACCAGTGCGACCCAAAAAGCCCGCCAGCTATGTTGCAAAGCGCTAGCCATACAGGGCCCGACCCATCGATTTCGGTTGAAAGTCAGTTGATGCCAAAGTGACAAACAGCAGTTCGGCGGGTTCATCCGACAGGTTTGTGATCGTGATGGGTCCGTTCGGGTCGGTGTAGATGCGCCCGCCCTCGCCCACTGTCTTTTGCCAATTGGAGCCGATGGCCTGCAAACGACCGCGCACAACCAACGCCTGGCGCGCATCGCCGGGTTCAATGGTCAATGCGCGACCCACCGCGATCTCCGCCGCGCCAACCTGATAGTTGTCGCTCTGCGCAAGAGCCGAGACAGTTTTCTGATCGACCATGGGGACCATCGCGGGCTTGGCTTCCGCATGCCGCTCGGTTTCGGGGCGCGCGGTTTTCTTCAACTCGTCCACGATGGCCTTGACGTCTTGCGTCTGATCCATCCGCGCAACCAGCAATGCGTCCGGCGTGTCGATTACGATAACATCGGATAGCCCCACAACCGACACAAGCCGGCTGTCTGCACGTACCATGGTGTTTTGCGCGTCGCGTGCGATCACATCGCCTTGCAGCACA
This window harbors:
- a CDS encoding DUF4384 domain-containing protein; the protein is MMRLCLNVIAVVSWCFATTSLHAQQTDATAEINALVNKAFGELTDLQEAYFDIRGKLVDWENSNLRSNRTALTGVSTDDAAYRDVASAIVSHPLVPRADIQCREHLGALLTPGNVVDESALLACGRSIDPRVRHSEAYECSSLFWAVDPAGTLRLNGHVQGSGDLAALRSKYGEQTVATVVERPFPTCAAIEALELPMSSQDRPYVRMLSQRDRIAFGESLAFELTTPDFYAFLYVVYLQADGSIFNLMPRRSLLRQQQDPQSTLRFGDGLDGRQRFTASAPAGTEAIIAVAARSPIDGLDALEVPGSNQYAKKNGQPVDQAVFLEILKDSLQDEFDATRGRREISADVLHLTVVP
- a CDS encoding OmpA family protein, with translation MNSNAKRGINIQGQLPPAVDLPRVNLTVNFELGSSQLTTDGMIALRSLAKALLDPKLSKMTFQVGGHTDGRGDAAFNQGLSEQRARAVVEHLTTFYEVPVGQLIPIGYGFNQPMDPGNLMNPLNRRVEIINLDPLS
- a CDS encoding caspase family protein; translation: MTAIGRLLTAFGFLFATFAATSAWAERKLALVVGNGAYVHATPLANPVNDAQAMATKLETLGFETYTGLDLDKIGMERLLRDFTRAAKDSDVNIFFYAGHGMSVDGTNYLVPIDAVFEDETALDFEAVSVDFVTRQMSFSNAVNLVFLDACRDNPLSDKLSRSMGATRSTAVQNGLAEMKINNAGKGMAIAFATSPGDVALDGDGLNSPFTTALLKHIDAENTDIAEVFSRVTGDVYNNTDQSQRPWLNVSLTGPVMLNPVTELKAVARAPQTSSNVGGGAAAPGGNMLEEQKMLFDLARETDSVDDYQAYLDSFPNGLYANNARRSIRRLAPKTVRRQRLCPHAHQRRVR
- a CDS encoding peptidoglycan-binding protein codes for the protein MGFTPTTPGAPSVVWHRKRSDDSGFVHTRISVECGDIVPGGCDPGKRPTYFAGYGLTAEHASQRGDRAAIEPGPNPSRKHPGPLECGRDQCGGVDGQWGRKTRAGITQWQSNNGLVPSGFLNPAQYDLLVSQTEGRYTPYVAPKAVARKSTSGGKRKATTKRRNNNDALGAAILGVAIGTILSK
- a CDS encoding alginate lyase family protein; translation: MFAAICLCMPLKAFAECGTVPEPVVSLSFDSRYAEDDVSRSQIDIEAEEEAKQALKALDDFVSLMTTRTDSAMGAGDTAQAACIMSALAEWAQANALSQLGTETVELTVGSRLAALALVAAQVAPASNAADLAAVQAWLARRMDEQMVFWETAPNGAASGNLRAWAALAAAATSLLTQDQITRGWAAWSLNYVACTAAPDGSLPQEMRRKHLALRYQVHAITPMVVTAALLERQGMSVMSRCTRALDRIVDFTLTDLANGGTSSAAIAGAQQTLGSGISALEDFQLSWAEAWLALRANPELEAIVAGRRPLRYSKLGGDQTRIWGQ